A single window of Cryptococcus depauperatus CBS 7841 chromosome 2, complete sequence DNA harbors:
- a CDS encoding L-aminoadipate-semialdehyde dehydrogenase, with product MPVSVDTGDVPLSADELKERLSRWKQRLGALPSLVLPTDYPRPSPAKLIESYQSLPIPATLATVLMKLTLEFSTLFPASGLPTPYHILLTSFTILLFRYTPDPSMIICTSANGSSQPLLLKLDIATELTFFDVLRQIMEREQEVYADQVPINKLVDHIKPEGPLFRVRFFDSTHIETDASTSLTTDLTLFLLASPNSNPATRTSVPPLYLRLVYNSLLFTQSRISATLESLLHLLSSAASHEPTHPIGALPIRTADQAVILPDPTADLDWCGFVGAIPDIFSDNARAHPDRICVVQSELAEGQTAMDGPSRGRRIFTYRQIDEASNVLAYALLKNGLQRGEVVMVYAARSVEMVVCVMGILKAGGVFSVVDPAYPPSRQTIYLSVSNPRALLVISSAGQLAPLVSDYISENLSLRLLVPAIRLTANGITGSRSDAPEDILASFQQYAQTPAGVVLGPDSPATLSFTSGSTGIPKGVTGRHFSLTHFFPWMGKRFQLDSSSRFTMLSGIAHDPIQRDMFTPLFLGAQLFVPTTDDIGTPGRLAEWMADSEVTVTHLTPAMGQLLSAQATRQIPTLCNAFFVGDVLTKRDCSRLQSLAKSVRIINMFGTTETQRAVSYFAIPSVNQDSTFLATQKDLITAGQGMVDVQLLVVNRTDRNIPCTIGEMGEIYVRSSGLAEGYLDPIATAEKFVNNWFGQGVERCDTLVEKNPAAAKHWFGIRDRMYRSGDLGRYLPDGRVECTGRADDQIKIRGFRIELGEIDTHLSRHPLVRENITLVRRDKDEEKVLVSYFVPIDGDELLDLLSASEAAEDDEMDLKTEMIKGVKKYRKLIRDIREHLKKKLPSYSVPAVYFPLRKLPLNPNGKVDKPALPFPDTTLLAPAPATSIVGFTPSQKTVHDIWLSLLPSPPSHIALDENFFDMGGHSILATRLVFEIRKAFVVNVPLGLVFDKPTISGQAAEIDLLRNADLDGAGNSSVDAEKAIDYAKDVESLGKELPSFNALPADFTTKELTVFLTGATGFLGAFILKDLLSRRVKKVICLVRAKSPDQGLQRLRESGEGRGAWDEEWVAQDRVEAVVGDLAEDKFGLSQAEWDRIAAETDAMLHNGAIVHWVYPYAKLRAANVISTITALQLCSQHHSKQFSFISSTSVLDNESFVKKADEVVQAGGKGLLENDDLEDGRTGLDTGYGQSKWVAEKLIMEAGKKGLSGWILRPGYVLGHSKTAVTNTDDFIWRMVKGCIQLGLVPYINNSITCCPVDHVARLSSLSTLSSSASSAFNIMHVTGHPKIRFNDLLGSLQLHGYDVKRVEYVYWRTKLEQHVLETQDNALFPLLHFVLDDLPTSTKSAELDDTNAQNLAAASDEQKTAGVTDKEIGLYISWLIRAGFLEKPTLAGRGLPVLEGGVMKAIGRTTAGTV from the exons ATGCCAGTTTCTGTGGACACTGGCGATGTGCCGCTGAGCGCTGATGAACTCAAGGAAAGGCTCAGTAGATGGAAACAGAGATTAGGAGCTCTGCCAAGTTTGGTTTTACCTACTGATTACCCAAGGCCTT CACCTGCCAAACTGATAGAGTCTTATCAGTCGCTGCCTATCCCAGCAACATTAGCTACCGTCCTAATGAAGCTCACCCTAGAGTTCTCTACCCTATTTCCAGCTTCTGGCCTCCCAACTCCTTATCATATACTCCTCACTTCGTTCActattctcttgtttcGATATACACCAGACCCTTCAATGATCATCTGTACCTCTGCCAACGGCTCAAGTCAGCCATTACTGCTCAAGCTCGACATCGCTACCGAGTTGACCTTCTTTGATGTTCTTCGTCAAATCATGGAGCGCGAGCAAGAGGTATATGCCGATCAAGTGCCCATCAACAAGTTGGTAGATCACATCAAGCCAGAAGGGCCCTTATTTAGAGTCAGATTCTTCGACTCTACTCATATTGAGACAGACGCATCAACATCTCTGACTACGGACCTCACTTTATTTCTACTTGCTTCTCCCAATAGCAACCCCGCGACCAGGACTTCTGTTCCTCCTCTCTATCTGAGGCTTGTATATAACTCTTTGCTGTTCACACAGAGTCGGATTAGTGCAACTCTAGAATCACTACTTCACTTACTGTCTTCTGCGGCCTCTCACGAGCCAACCCATCCGATAGGTGCTCTTCCTATCCGAACGGCTGATCAAGCTGTAATTCTTCCCGACCCAACTGCTGATCTTGACTGGTGTGGGTTTGTTGGGGCTATTCCTGACATCTTTTCTGACAATGCTAGGGCTCACCCTGACCGCATCTGTGTCGTCCAGTCTGAACTAGCCGAAGGCCAGACAGCTATGGACGGTCCTagcagaggaaggagaaTATTCACCTATAGGCAGATTGACGAGGCCAGTAATGTGCTTGCGTATGCTCTGTTGAAGAACGGATTACAAAGAGGTGAGGTTGTCATGGTTTATGCGGCAAGAAGTGTGGAAATGGTTGTCTGTGTTATGGGTATATTGAAGGCCGGTGGAGTCTTCTCCGTCGTTG ACCCCGCTTACCCCCCTTCTCGACAAACCATCTACCTTTCTGTTTCCAACCCAAGAGCGCTCCTTGTCATCTCTAGTGCCGGCCAACTCGCTCCATTGGTCTCAGATTATATTTCTGAAAACCTttctcttcgtcttcttgTTCCCGCAATCCGGCTGACGGCCAATGGCATCACTGGATCCCGTTCTGATGCCCCGGAGGACATCCTCGCCTCTTTCCAGCAATATGCTCAGACTCCTGCTGGTGTCGTCCTTGGCCCTGACTCCCCTGCCACCCTCTCCTTTACATCCGGTTCTACTGGTATCCCAAAGGGTGTCACAGGCAGACATTTCAGCTTGACGCATTTCTTCCCTTGGATGGGTAAGAGATTTCAGCTGGATAGCAGTTCGAGGTTTACAATGTTGAGCGGTATCGCCCATGATCCAATTCAGCGAGACA TGTTCACGcctttgttcttgggcGCTCAGCTATTTGTGCCAACCACCGATGACATTGGTACTCCTGGTAGATTGGCCGAATGGATGGCTGATAGCGAAGTTACGGTGACTCATTTGACCCCTG CGATGGGACAGCTTCTCTCGGCTCAAGCTACTCGTCAGATACCTACCCTTTGTAACGCTTTTTTCGTCGGCGACGTCCTTACAAAGCGTGATTGCTCTCgtcttcaatctctcgcCAAGAGTGTGCGCATCATCAACATGTTCGGTACCACTGAGACTCAGAGAGCAGTGTCATACTTTGCTATCCCTAGTGTGAATCAAGATAGCACCTTTTTGGCGACTCAGAAAGACTTGATTACAGCTGGTCAAGGTATGGTAGATGTACAGTTATTGGTTGTTAACAGGACGGACCGGAATATCCCTTGTACGATTGGCGAAATGGGGGAGATCTACGTACGATCTAGCGGTCTTGCCGAAGGCTATCTAGATCCAATCGCTACTGCTGAAAAATTTGTCAATAACTGGTTTGGCCAGGGGGTAGAGAGGTGTGACACCCTTGTGGAAAAGAATCCTGCTGCTGCTAAACATTGGTTTGGTATTCGAGACAGAATGTACCGATCTGGTGACTTGGGCAGGTACTTACCTGACGGTCGAGTCGAATGCACTGGACGAGCCGATGATCAAATTAAGATTCGCGGATTCCGAATTGAGCTAGGCGAGATTGATACTCACCTCAGTCGACACCCTCTTGTGCGTGAAAACATCACTCTTGTCAGGCGTGACAAggacgaagaaaaagttcTTGTTAGTTACTTCGTTCCAATTGACGGTGACGAACTTTTGGACCTTTTGAGTGCTAGTGAAGCGGCcgaagatgatgagatggatttgaAGACCGAGATGATCAAAGGTGTCAAAAAGTACCGAAAGCTGATTAGGGATATTCGAGAACAtctcaagaagaagcttCCCAGCTATTCTGTTCCTGCGGTCTACTTTCCTCTTCGCAAACTTCCTCTTAACCCTAAcggaaaagttgacaagCCGGCTTTGCCTTTCCCTGACACCACTCTATTAGCACCTGCTCCGGCTACATCCATAGTTGGCTTCACACCATCTCAAAAGACCGTTCACGATATTTGGCTTTCCCTCTTACCTTCTCCCCCTTCTCACATTGCACTGGATGAAAACTTTTTTGATATGGGTGGCCATTCTATCCTTGCTACAAGATTAGTCTTTGAAATTCGAAAAGCCTTTGTCGTCAATGTGCctcttggtctcgtctTTGACAAACCTACTATCTCTGGCCAGGCCGCCGAGATTGACTTGTTGAGGAATGCTGATCTCGATGGTGCGGGCAACAGCTCTGTTGACGCTGAGAAGGCCATTGACTATGCTAAAGACGTTGAGTCACTTGGCAAGGAGCTTCCGTCTTTCAATGCTTTGCCTGCCGACTTTACGACTAAAGAACTTACCGTCTTCCTCACTGGTGCAACCGGTTTCCTCGGTGCCTTCATACTCAAAGATTTACTTTCTCGTCGAGTGAAGAAAGTTATCTGTCTTGTTCGCGCCAAGTCTCCTGATCAGGGTCTACAGCGTTTGAGAGAAAGTGGAGAAGGTCGAGGTGCTTGGGACGAAGAGTGGGTGGCACAAGACCGGGTTGAAGCTGTTGTTGGTGATCTCGCCGAGGATAAGTTTGGGTTGTCTCAAGCGGAGTGGGATAGAATTGCCGCCGAGACAGACGCTATGCTCCACAATGGTGCTATCGTCCATTGGGTTTACCCTTATGCCAAACTTCGTGCTGCAAACGTCATCTCCACTATCACTGCTCTCCAACTCTGCTCCCAGCATCATTCTAAACAATTCTCCTTCATATCTTCCACCTCTGTTCTCGACAATGAGtcatttgtcaaaaagGCTGACGAAGTTGTCCAAGCTGGCGGAAAGGGGCTGTTGGAGAATGATGATCTTGAGGATGGTAGAACCGGATTGGACACTGGCTATGGTCAAAGCAAGTGGGTTGCAGAGAAACTAATTATGgaggctggaaagaagggaCTAAGCGGATGGATCTTGAGGCCTGGTTATGTTCTCGGTCATTCTAAAACTGCTG TGACCAACACCGATGACTTTATCTGGCGAATGGTTAAAGGTTGCATCCAGCTTGGGCTCGTTCCCTATATCAACAACTCCATCACCTGTTGTCCGGTCGATCATGTTGCTCGactctcatctctttcaacccTTTCGTCGTCCGCCTCTTCTgccttcaacatcatgCATGTGACAGGCCATCCCAAGATTCGATTCAACGACCTTCTTGGTTCCCTCCAACTCCATGGCTATGATGTCAAACGCGTGGAATACGTCTATTGGCGGACGAAGCTTGAGCAGCATGTTTTGGAGACTCAGGATAACGCGCTATTCCCACTATTGCATTTTGTCCTTGATGACCTTCCTACAAGTACCAAATCTGCCGAGCTTGATGACACCAATGCTCAGAATTTGGCTGCTGCATCGGACGAGCAAAAGACTGCTGGTGTGACAGATAAAGAAATTGGTTTGTATATTTCTTGGTTGATACGAGCTGGGTTCTTGGAAAAGCCTACTTTGGCTGGGAGAGGACTGCCTGTGTTGGAAGGAGGGGTGATGAAGGCTATCGGACGAACGACAGCGGGTACAGTATGA
- a CDS encoding aspartate-tRNA(Asn) ligase — MTTEPTQPSNPLAKLGQAIKSRLPNGKQEQEDDNGSDHDQIQIEREQRKQQEMQEQKEKQMRLQREAEELRQRRLEADLRAQQEDDPETRASYGKLEDLEEITPLEDIVQLPAGTRVTTRVRIHTQRDISSHINFVILRHRGYLIQGLLPDGTSEHMIKWVQHLPDESIVQVTGTLQNPPQPITSNVDTPLEIIIESIHLVEASYDIPFSLSRGFRPPQNTRLNNRTLDLRHPTNQAIFKIRSKVLKVFRDTLEDLSFLEINTPKLQPAATESGAEVFRVNYFGRKAFLAQSPQLMKQMAISADFGRVYEIGPVFRAENSNTHRHLTEYTGLDIEMLIEKDYHEVFQVVDIVLKNIFKTLTNMKTELGRVLEHFLYEDLQWLDETLILPFHEAIQMLRDDGRDVEEEDLSTPDEIRLGQIIKEKYKTDYYAIDRFPISARPFYTANDGEATNSFDLFIRGQEICTGGQRINDSEKLRQSMYDSGIDPREMQEYLSAFDWGMPPHGGAGLGLERIVTFFLNLPDVRLATLYHRDPHSLPVSPAYLPHPEADTTKPTDPSNPPPVEMLIANYGDAANTSWLDDRFEIWHDEETGAAVGYSKQDSKFCMITGDPLCAEKQKKEVTKRFIDFVQRVIKLRPVWMLVSETMEEILAEEHGWRALSCTQEQRSDSDKADLSLIHNSKQKKGVFKVREIEPKEDIIRRIDDRIEDWKSGRNEKGKQIRLTEVAPWKDMEHRRYFIAESHHEEDQIIKEDDNSAKIKGNPSIDTLVVLTRLAPSKGYQLKWALDFPGAPHDAIECTVQAALSAVPGEPVTFGTAVSERLVQKHGISETRARFMEKTYKGIVKSLALDKKAGFREKFGVTGDLTYICYPKGGVKPYELKDIVKFFE; from the exons ATGACTACTGAACCAACGCAGCCGAGTAACCCTTTGGCCAAGCTTGGGCAGGCTATCAAGTCTCGCCTCCCAAACGGCAAACAGGAACAAGAAGACGATAATGGGTCTGATCATGACCAAATAcagattgaaagagaacaaaGGAAGCAACAGGAGATGCAggagcaaaaagaaaagcaaatgaGGCTACAGAGAGAGGCTGAGGAACTGAGGCAGCGTCGCTTAGAAGCTGATTTACGagctcaacaagaagaCGATCCCGAAACTCGGGCTAGCTATGGCAAACTtgaagatttggaagaaattACGCCATTGGAAGACATTGTCCAACTGCCAGCAGGTACACGAGTAACGACCCGAGTTCGTATTCACACCCAACGCGACATCTCATCCCACATCAACTTTGTAATCTTGCGTCATAGAGGATACCTCATTCAAGGGCTTTTGCCAGATGGCACTTCCGAACATATGATCAAATGGGTCCAACATCTTCCAGATGAATCGATCGTCCAGGTGACAGGTACTCTCCAGAATCCTCCTCAGCCCATCACTTCCAACGTTGATACTCCTCTTGAAATCATAATCGAAAGTATCCACCTTGTTGAAGCTTCTTATGATATCCCTTTCAGTCTCTCTCGCGGTTTCCGTCCGCCACAAAATACTCGTCTCAACAATCGTACTTTGGACCTGCGCCATCCCACTAATCAAGCTATCTTTAAAATTCGCTCAAAAGTACTAAAAGTATTTAGAGACACTTTGGAAGACCTCTCTTTTTTGGAGATCAACACGCCAAAATTGCAACCAGCGGCTACTGAAAGCGGAGCGGAGGTGTTTAGGGTCAATtactttggaagaaaagcttTCCTGGCTCAAAGTCCTCAGTTGATGAAACAGATGGCAATCTCTGCGGATTTCGGTAGAGTATACGAA ATTGGACCTGTCTTTCGTGCTGAGAACAGCAACACCCATCGACACCTCACAGAATACACAGGTCTGGATATTGAGATGCTTATCGAGAAAGATTACCATGAAGTCTTTCAGGTGGTCGACATTGTACTCAAAAACATCTTTAAAACTCTCACGAATATGAAGACGGAGCTTGGCCGTGTTCTCGAGCACTTTTTATATGAGGATCTTCAGTGGCTTGATGAAACCCTAATTCTTCCTTTCCACGAAGCTATCCAGATGCTTCGGGACGATGGTAGAgatgttgaggaagaagatctTTCTACACCGGATGAAATAAGACTAGGCCAGatcatcaaagaaaagtacAAAACCGACTACTATGCCATCGACAGATTCCCCATTTCGGCTCGACCATTCTATACAGCCAACGATGGTGAAGCGACAAACTCGTTTGATTTGTTTATTAGAGGTCAAGAGATTTGTACTGGTGGACAGAGAATCAATGATTCGGAGAAACTGCGCCAAAGCATGTACGATTCTGGAATCGACCCTCGAGAAATGCAGGAGTATCTAAGTGCTTTTGATTGGGGTATGCCGCCTCATGGAGGAGCAGGTCTTGGTCTTGAACGCATTGTTactttcttcctcaattTGCCTGATGTGAGGTTAGCTACTCTCTATCATCGCGATCCACATTCTCTTCCTGTTAGTCCGGCATACCTCCCTCATCCAGAGGCTGACACAACCAAACCAACGGACCCCAGTAATCCTCCACCTGTTGAAATGCTTATTGCCAATTATGGTGATGCTGCCAACACCTCGTGGCTCGACGACAGGTTTGAGATCTGGcatgatgaagagacaggAGCCGCTGTGGGGTATTCCAAGCAGGATTCCAAATTTTGCATGATCACTGGCGACCCTTTGTGTGcggaaaagcaaaagaaggaggtGACAAAGAGATTTATTGACTTTGTCCAACGTGTCATTAAATTAAGGCCGGTATGGATGTTGGTATCAGAAAcaatggaagagattttGGCAGAAGAACACGGTTGGAGGGCTTTGAGTTGTActcaagaacaaagaaGCGACTCGGACAAAGCTGATTTGAGTCTCATCCATAATagcaagcaaaagaagggTGTGTTCAAAGTCAGAGAAATTGAAccaaaagaagatattATAAGACGCATTGATGACAGGATTGAGGATTGGAAATCTGGTAGAAACGAAAAGGGAAAGCAAATTCGCCTGACTGAAGTCGCCCCGTGGAAAGACATGGAACACAGGCGATACTTTATTGCTGAATCTCATCATGAGGAAGATCAGATAATCAAAGAAGACGACAACTCTGCCAAAATCAAAGGCAACCCGTCCATTGATACACTCGTCGTCTTGACTCGTCTCGCTCCTTCAAAAGGTTATCAGCTCAAGTGGGCCCTTGATTTCCCCGGAGCTCCTCATGACGCCATTGAATGTACGGTTCAGGCGGCTCTTTCTGCTGTACCTGGCGAGCCTGTTACGTTTGGCACGGCTGTGTCTGAGCGACTCGTGCAAAAACATGGAATCTCGGAGACGAGAGCTAGATTTATGGAAAAGACTTATAAGGGTATTGTTAAGAGCTTGGCTTTGGACAAAAAGGCTGGATTCAGAGAGAAGTTTGGAGTGACTGGTGACTTGACATATATCTGTTACCCCAAGGGGGGCGTTAAACCATACGAGCTGAAGGATATTGTCAAATTTTTTGAATAG
- a CDS encoding plasma-membrane proton-efflux P-type ATPase: MGLRHRKNKDTETGDAEKEAKRQEEDRKKKYSGEEYDVLIRYVHDQAERIGRKSNEDDEEDDEKVKYIRKWYTPWKKTKVESRGKKVPPEWLNTDRRKGLSSSEIDERRKLSGFNELESPEVNQFLKFISYFRGPILYVMELAVLLAAGLRDWIDFGVIIGILFLNAGVGWYQEKQAGDIVAQLKAGIALKATVVRDGQEHEIEARDLVPGDILVLEEGNTIAADAKIIGDYADKDGSKSKEVLDRVENSKHGASGSDNDSEDGGPYKGPSVCSVDQSAITGESLAVDKYVGDIAYYTCGVKRGKCYGVVTVNAKGSFVGRTAALVSNSNEEGHFQIVLGRIGTTLLVLVIAFIFAVWIGGFFRGTGIATPKQNNLLVYALVFFIIGVPVGLPVVTTTTLAVGAAYLARRKAIVQKLTAIESLAGVDILCSDKTGTLTANKLSLNEPYIAPNVDPNWFMTVAVLASSHNVLGLDPIDKVTVVGLKDYPKAQEMLKGGWKTNKFSPFDPVSKRITADVEKDGKSFTCAKGSPNAILKLARFDPSTVAAYKDQSQQFALRGFRSLGVAVKEEGKKWELLGMLCMFDPPRTDTAKTIAEAHELGISVKMLTGDAVAIAKETCKQLGLKTNVYDSEKLIGGGMSGSDIRDFVEAADGFAEVFPEHKYQVVQLLQERGHLTAMTGDGVNDAPSLKKADCGIAVEGASDAARTAADVVFLDEGLSTIITAIKVARQIFHRMKAYIIYRIALCVHLEVYLLLSILIHNETIRVDLVVFLAIFADVATIAIAYDRAPFARQPVEWQLPKVWIISTIMGLLLAAGTWIIRGTLFLKNGGIVQNFGSVQEILFLEVALTESWVIFITRLAQEPGTPNVFPSFQLIAAVIGVDILATLFALFGWVSGDAPHHGWTDIVTVVKIWGYSFGVVVIILLVYLVLNSFRWLDTIGRTKRSRKNEKLENFLTDLQRLTIVHETDHNGSYYRFASGSKKDEKDNDDDGKEKKDQTKGGDAKKQGTVEKKGGAKESDGVASGDKELSNQAGKGHEHAQLSGKGQKQVQPDGTQPVRPDDQSSQGTHVEPN, encoded by the exons ATGGGACTAAGACACCGAAAAAATAAGGATACCGAGACTGGCGATGCAGAAAAGGAAGCCAAGCGCCAGGAGGAagacagaaagaaga AATACTCTGGAGAAGAGTATGATGTCCTGATTAGATATGTCCATGACCAAGCAGAAAGGATTGGACGTAAAAGTaatgaagacgatgaggaGGATGACGAGAAAGTCAAGTACATTCGCAAGTGGTACACACCATGGAAGAAAACCAAGGTGGAAAGCCGAGGGAAAAAG GTACCGCCAGAGTGGCTCAACACAGACCGACGGAAGGGTCTCTCTTCCAGTGAGATAGATGAACGCCGAAAGCTCTCTGGTTTCAACGAACTTGAATC TCCCGAGGTAAACCAGTTCCTCAAGTTTATCAGCTACTTTAGAGGCCCGATTCTCTATGTTATGGAACTCGCAGTTCTCCTAGCTGCCGGTCTTCGAGATTGGATTGACTTTGGTGTTATTATCG GTATCCTGTTCCTCAACGCAGGTGTTGGGTGGTATCAAGAAAA GCAAGCCGGGGACATTGTTGCCCAGCTGAAAGCCGGCATCGCTCTCAAGGCGACCGTTGTGCGCGATGGCCAGGAGCACGAGATTGAGGCCAGGGATCTTGTACCGGGAGATATTTTGGTCTTGGAAGAAGGCAATACCATTGCCGCAGATGCCAAA ATTATCGGAGACTATgcagacaaagatggctCCAAA TCGAAAGAGGTTCTTGATCGTGTCGAAAATTCCAAACACGGCGCCAGCGGCTCGGACAACGATAGTGAAGACGGCGGCCCGTACAAGGGCCCTTCTGTCTGTTCTGTCGACCAATCCGCCATTACTGGCGAATCTCTGGCTGTGGATAAATATGTCGGCGACATTGCCTACTACACTTGTGGTGTCAAGCGTGGAAAATGCTATGGCGTTGTCACTGTCAATGCCAAAGGCAGTTTTGTGGGTCGTACAGCCGCTCTCGTATCGA ATTCTAATGAAGAAGGGCATTTCCAAATTGTACTCGGTCGCATCGGTACGAC TTTATTGGTTTTAGTCATTgcattcatctttgccGTCTGGATTGGAGGATTTTTCCGAGGCACTGGCATTGCTACGCCGAAACAAAACAATCTTTTGGTCTACGCGCTCGTGTTTTTCATCATTGGTGTTCCAGTTGGACTCCCAGTGGTCACCACTACCACACTAGCTGTTGGCGCCGCTTACCTGGCGCGACGTAAAGCTATTGTCCAAAAGCTCACTGCCATTGAATCCTTGGCCGGTGTAGACATCCTGTGTTCTGACAAGACTGGCACTCTTACTGCCAACAAGCTCTCTCTCAATGAGCCATATATCGCTCCTAATGTTGACCCCAACTGGTTTATGACTGTTGCTGTGCTCGCTTCTTCCCACAACGTTCTCGGCCTTGATCCCATTGATAAGGTGACCGTTGTCGGTCTCAAAGATTACCCCAAGGCTCAAGAGATGCTCAAGGGTGGTTGGAAAACCAACAAGTTCTCCCCTTTTGATCCTGTTTCCAAACGAATCACAGCTGATGTGGAAAAAGACGGCAAAAGCTTTACGTGTGCCAAGGGTTCTCCCAATGCCATCTTGAAACTTGCCCGATTTGATCCAAGCACTGTTGCCGCATACAAAGATCAATCACAACAGTTTGCCTTGCGAGGTTTTAGAAGTTTGGGTGTCGCAGTCAAAGAGGAAGGCAAAAAGTGGGAACTCCTCGGTATGTTGTGTATGTTTGACCCTCCCCGTACAGATACTGCCAAG ACTATTGCTGAGGCGCATGAGCTTGGTATCTCTGTAAAGATGCTCACTGGCGATGCTGTCGCCATAGCAAAGGAAACTTGCAAGCAGCTAGGACTCAAGACGAACGTGTACGACTCTGAAAAACTCATTGGTGGCGGAATGTCCGGCTCTGATATTCGAGATTTTGTCGAAGCTGCAGACGGTTTTGCAGAAGTCTTTCCTGAACACAAGTATCAAGTCGTTCAACTCTTACAGGAGCGTGGACATTTGACTGCCATGACTGGCGACGGTGTCAATGACGCTCCAAGTTTGAAAAAAGCCGACTGCGGTATCGCAGTGGAAGGTGCCAGTGATGCGGCTAGGACTGCAGCCGATGTCGTTTTCCTCGACGAGGGATTGTCTACCATTATTACCGCCATCAAGGTTGCCCGACAAATATTCCATCGAATGAAGGCTTATATCATCTACCG TATTGCTCTTTGTGTCCATCTCGAAGTGTACCTGCTGCTCTCTATATTGATTCACAACGAGACCATCCGAGTCGACCTCGTTGT ATTCCTTGCTATCTTTGCTGATGTTGCTACGATTGCCATTGCTTATGACCGCGCTCCTTTTGCTCGCCAGCCGGTCGAGTGGCAGCTGCCCAAAGTTTGGATTATATCGACAATCATGGGTTTGCTACTTGCAGCTGGTACTTGGATTATCAGAGGAACGCTTTTCCTTAAGAATGGCGGTATCGTCCAAAACTTTGGCTCTGTTCAAGAAATCTTGTTTTTAGAAGTTGCTCTGACAGAGAGCTGGGTCATTT TCATCACTCGTCTTGCCCAAGAACCCGGTACCCCCAACGTCTTCCCATCTTTCCAGCTCATTGCGGCCGTCATCGGCGTTGACATTCTGGCAACCCTATTTGCTCTCTTTGGCTGGGTGTCGGGCGATGCTCCTCACCATGGCTGGACAGACATTGTCACTGTCGTCAAGATATGGGGTTACAGTTTTGGCGTGGTTGTTATTATTCTTCTTGTTT ACCTTGTGCTCAACTCTTTCCGTTGGCTTGATACTATAGGTCGCACCAAGCGATCCAGAAAGAACGAGAAACTCGAGAACTTTTTAACTGACCTGCAACGGCTGACCATTGTCCATGAAACTGATCATAATGGATCCTATTACCGTTTCGCCTCTGGTTCaaagaaggatgagaaagataatgacgatgatggcaaggaaaagaaagatcaGACCAAGGGCGGTGATGCCAAAAAGCAAGGAacagttgagaagaaaggtGGAGCCAAGGAGAGCGACGGTGTTGCTAGCGGCGACAAGGAACTCAGCAACCAGGCAGGTAAAGGCCACGAACATGCCCAACTGTCTGGGAAAGGCCAAAAGCAGGTGCAACCCGATGGGACACAACCAGTCCGGCCTGATGACCAGAGCAGCCAAGGTACACATGTTGAACCGAACTGA